In Thermodesulfovibrionales bacterium, the DNA window GCGTTAAAGGTATTGATTAGCGCTTGACCCTTCGCCCCTCTCACGATCCGTTTCGAGTCGCTTCTTGAGGAAGGACTTCCCGCTCTTTCTGTGCCTCCTTACAGGCTCCTCTGGACCACTCATATCGGGCAGACGGGCATTTCTTTTCGATCGAGATTGACCCTTTCTCACCGCCTGCAAGGTGAGGGCTGAGAGAGAAAATTCTAAGCCTCTTACTACGTCCGAAAACTTCCCATGATTGTTGACTCCTGAAGATACCATGGTATGATTGATGTAGAGAAACTTCCTGGAGGGTCTTGCCCGAAGGAGGCTTGTGAGAAATTCCCCGGACGGGGTAACCCATAGAGAAATGATGCCTTGAAAACCTTTTCTTTTGTCCCTTTCATTCTGACCATCCTAGCGGGGGGCCTCGTTTCGGCCCAGCCCGTCATGCCTCCGGATAGAGTCGGCATTGACGAGAAGCTCAGTTACCCCTTGCCAGGCGGTCTCTCCTTCCATGACGAAAAAGGCACCCTGGTTGATCTCAGAAGCATCATGAGAAGACCGACCGTACTCTCTCTCGTCTATCTATCATGCACCCACATCTGTCCGACCTTACTCGGCAGCCTTGCCGAGGCCCTCGGGAAGATAGACCTTACTCCGGGAAGAGACTATTCCCTTGTTACCGTGAGTTTCGACGATCGGGATCTACCGGAACTTGCGCGACAAAAGAAAGAGAACTATATAAAGGCCGTGGGCCGACCGGTTTCCGAAACCTCTTGGATATTTCTCACCGGCGATGCCCAAACGATAAATGCGTTTACCGATGCGGTGGGCTTTGCCTTTAGAAGGGACAGGGATGGATTCAGCCATCCTCGGGTTTTGCTATTTTTTTCTCCCGATGGAAGGATCGCGAGATACCTCTACGGCACGACTTTTTCACCCTTCGATCTGCGGATGGCCCTCGCCGAGGCCGCCGGCACGGAGAAGGCTCTGAGTCTAGACAAACTCCTTCTCTTCCTGTACCATTATGACCGCGGGGAGAATCGATATCTCTTCAACCTGCCTAAGGTGCTCGCGGTGATTCTCGTCGCCGCTACGGCATCTTTTCTTCTTTTCTGGCTCGTGGCGAAGAAACAAGGTCTGAGCGAAGGACAACGTCTCGGAGAGGGTAATGGAAGCTGAAAGTTTCTATTCTGAAAAAGGAATTCTTTCCTGGATATTCTCGACGAATCACAAGAGAATAGGTTTGCTCTACCTCGCGGCGATACTCGCCTTTTTCTCCGTCGGGGTGGTCCTCGGCGTTATCATGAGGATAAACCTTATTGCGCCCGGGAAATTCATCTCGGAGAGGGCCTACAATTCGCTTTTTTCCGTGCATGGTGTCATACAGATATTCCTTTTTATCATACCGGGCATCCCGGCGTCATTGGGCAACTTTTTCCTGCCGATACTCATCGGCGCGAGGGATGTGGCGTTTCCGAGGATAAATCTGACGTCCTGGTGGCTCTATATGACGGGAGGTATTCTCCTCATCCTCTCCATCTTCATCGGTGGAGGAGCCCCTGATACCGGCTGGACCTTTTACGCTCCCTACAGTATAAGGACGACGGCGAACATCTCATTAGCCCTTTTGGGGGTCATCCTCCTCGGGTTTTCCTCCATATTTACCGGTCTTAATTTCATCACGACCATCCATCGCCTGAGGGCTCCCGGAATGAGCATATTCCGCATGCCCCTTTTCTGCTGGTCGCTCTACGCAACGGCATGGACACAGGTGCTCGCGACGCCGGTTCTCGCCCTCACCCTCCTCCTTCTCATCCTCGAGAGATTCTTCGCGATAGGATTCTTCGAGCCGGCGCTCGGCGGTGATCCGATCCTCTATGAACATATGTTCTGGATCTATTCGCATCCCGCCGTATATATCATGATCCTTCCCGCGATGGGAGTCGTCAGCGAGATCTTCCCCGTTTTTGCGAAGAGAACCGTCTTCGGATACAGGGCGATCGCTTTTTCGAGCCTCGCGATCGCCTTCTTCGGCTATCTCGTGTGGGGTCATCACATGTTTACGAGCGGGATGAGCGACACGTCGCGGATCGTCTTTTCGCTCATCACCTTTTTGGTCGCAGTCCCGACGGGCGTAAAGGTATTCAACTGGATCTCGACCCTCTACAAGGGGTCGATCGTGCTCGATTCCCCCCTGCTCTTCAGCCTGTCCTTTATCTTCCTTTTTTCGATTGCGGGTCTGACCGGACTCATTATCGGGACGCTCTCGTTAAATCTCTACCTCCACGGCACCTATTTCATTGTCGGGCATTTTCATTACACCATGTTCGGAGGTGCGGGATTCGGGTTCTTTGCTGGTCTCCATTACTGGTTCCCGAAGATGTTCGGAAAGATGTACCATGAAAGGACCGCAAAGATCGCCTGGTTTGTCATGTTTGTCGGATTCAACATCCTCTACTTTTCGATGTTCCTCCTCGGGCTGCAGGGGATGCCGAGGCGGTACTTCCAGTATCTTCCGAGGTTTTACACGAACCACGTGATCTCTACCGTCGGCTCCTGGATCCTTGCCGCCGGCCTTGCCCTCATGTTCGCAAATTTTCTTCGCTCCCTTTTCAAAGGTGACAGGGCGCCGATGAATCCCTGGGGAGGCAAGACTCTCGAATGGCAGATACCCTCGCCGCCTCCTGCCGAGAATTTTGAATCGATCCCCAAAATAAACCGCGGACCCTATTACTATGACTGAAGCCGAGACGTCGATTAGGAGTCTCTCAAGAGAAGGATCACGAAATGGATGAGCCGAAAAGTGCGGTGACGGGACACCGGGTCGATTATACCGGCGCAAAGATGGGAATGTGGATATTCCTCTTTACCGAGGTTCTCTTCTTCGGCGGCCTTTTCCTCCTCTATTCGGTCTTCC includes these proteins:
- a CDS encoding cbb3-type cytochrome c oxidase subunit I; the encoded protein is MEAESFYSEKGILSWIFSTNHKRIGLLYLAAILAFFSVGVVLGVIMRINLIAPGKFISERAYNSLFSVHGVIQIFLFIIPGIPASLGNFFLPILIGARDVAFPRINLTSWWLYMTGGILLILSIFIGGGAPDTGWTFYAPYSIRTTANISLALLGVILLGFSSIFTGLNFITTIHRLRAPGMSIFRMPLFCWSLYATAWTQVLATPVLALTLLLLILERFFAIGFFEPALGGDPILYEHMFWIYSHPAVYIMILPAMGVVSEIFPVFAKRTVFGYRAIAFSSLAIAFFGYLVWGHHMFTSGMSDTSRIVFSLITFLVAVPTGVKVFNWISTLYKGSIVLDSPLLFSLSFIFLFSIAGLTGLIIGTLSLNLYLHGTYFIVGHFHYTMFGGAGFGFFAGLHYWFPKMFGKMYHERTAKIAWFVMFVGFNILYFSMFLLGLQGMPRRYFQYLPRFYTNHVISTVGSWILAAGLALMFANFLRSLFKGDRAPMNPWGGKTLEWQIPSPPPAENFESIPKINRGPYYYD
- a CDS encoding SCO family protein, translating into MKTFSFVPFILTILAGGLVSAQPVMPPDRVGIDEKLSYPLPGGLSFHDEKGTLVDLRSIMRRPTVLSLVYLSCTHICPTLLGSLAEALGKIDLTPGRDYSLVTVSFDDRDLPELARQKKENYIKAVGRPVSETSWIFLTGDAQTINAFTDAVGFAFRRDRDGFSHPRVLLFFSPDGRIARYLYGTTFSPFDLRMALAEAAGTEKALSLDKLLLFLYHYDRGENRYLFNLPKVLAVILVAATASFLLFWLVAKKQGLSEGQRLGEGNGS